The Hippea alviniae EP5-r region CGTCAAGCAAGCAGGGGTATTAGCCCTGCTGCCTTCTTCCCCTCTGACAGGAGTTTACGACCCGAAGGCCTTCATCCTCCACGCGGCGTCGCTGGGTCAGGCTTTCGCCCATTGCCCAATATTCCCCACTGCTGCCTCCCGTAGGAGTCTGGCCCGTGTCTCAGTGCCAGTGTGGCTGACCATCCTCTCAGACCAGCTACCCGTCGTAGGCTTGGTAGGCCGTTACCCTACCAACTACCTGATAGGCCGCAGGCCCATCCCAGAGCGAGAGCTTGCAAGCAGAGGCCCTCTTTCCCCCTGTCTCTTGTGAGACAGGGAACTATCCGGTATTAGCCCACCTTTCGGTGGGTTATCCCAGACTCTGGGGTAGGTTACCCACGTGTTACTCACCCGTGCGCCGGTTTACTCGTCTCCCGAAGGAGACTTTCTCCCACGACTTGCATGTGTTAGGCACGCCGCCAGCGTTCGTTCTGAGCCAGGATCAAACTCTCATGTTAAAACATGAAAGTAAGACTCAATTAAGTTCTGGCTAAAACTCTATATCAACCAGGGCTTTATCTTCCATCTTGGCTTGTAAAAGATCATGTCGCTTTCAAGCGACGGAATGAGAATATAATACACTTTGGGGGAAAAGTCAAGAGTTAAAATTAATTTTTTTAATTTTTTAAAAAAGCTTAATCTGACAGGCTTTTTAAAGTATCCATGCAAGTTTTAGGCTCAAAATTCCAACATATTCATGAATTGCTTTATAAGAGTAATAGAGATTTTTCATCTGCGGCAAAAAATCAAAAAGCGTATATCTGTCTTCTATCTCAAATCCAACTGGTTTTGGAACTATTTTAAAACCAAAATGTTCAAAAACCATCTCTGCCCTTTTCATGTGATAGGCATCTGTTATGAGATAAATCCTTTTTGGCATTCTCATCCTCTCAAAAAGTTTATATGTAAACTTGCCGTTTTGGTATGTGTTCAAAGAACCATTCTCCTTCAAAACCACAGGCCTGCACTTCGATACCTTCTCTATCATCTTTAAATCTTCCAACATATTGTCTGCATCATTTGTCTTGATTCCGCCGCCACTCAAAACAAGCGGTAAATTGTATTTACATGACAAGATATACCCATAAACTAAGCGCTTAAAAGCATCTGGTGTTGTTTTTATAACATCATTCTTGTAAGAACCGCCACTTAAAACGACAACAGCAGCTGGCGAGACATTTTCAGTTAAATTTATCCTTTCAAGTGGAAATAGAAGAGCATCTTTAACAACAGATGTGGATAAAGCCCAAAGAGAAAATCCACCCAAAAGAAAAATCCACTTAAATCTTTTAACAAGAACAGAAGCAATAAACAGCAATATCACAAACGATCCAGGCGGCAAAAACAGGTATGTAAACAACTTTGATATCACATAGACAAACATACAGACATTTTTAGTAAAGAGTTAGATTTTTGCAAGTAAATTCTTGACTGAAGGGTAAGTTTGCTATATAAATCATAATGATGAGTAAGTTTTCAAAGCTAATTCTGATATTGATAGCAGCCATCATATTATCATCCTGTGCAAGCACACCAAAAAGAGAACTAACCAAAGATAAAGCTGTGCAGATAGCCCTTATAAAATACGAGATGGCAAGAAACATTATATTGCATAAGGATTACAAAAATTTAGCCGAAGCATTCGGTTATCTTGAAGACGCAAAGAAGATTTTAAAGAACGACCCAAAGGTCTATTATATGCTTGCAATAGCCTATCAAATGCGCAAAAACATGAGAAAATATGAAGAATATTTAAAAAAGACAATAAAAATAGACCCAAACTTCTTTGATGCTTACAACGCACTCGGTATATACTATTACCAGGTTAAAAAATACAACAAAGCTATAGAAATGTTCACAAAATTAATAGAAAATCCGCTATATTCAGGAGCGGATGTCGCATTTTACAACAGGGCATTAGTATATCTATCGCTTGGTAAAATCAAACAAGCAGAAGAAGATTTACAAGATGCCGTTATATTCTCAGGATATTCTAATCCGCTTTACATAAAGACACTTATCAATGTCCAGATAGCCAACAAAGAGTATCTAAAAGCTTTAAAAACTATATCGGATATGGAAAACAACATGGGCAGGTCATGTTTTACGCAGATAAAAAGGGCATTTTGTCTGTTTAAAC contains the following coding sequences:
- a CDS encoding YdcF family protein, which translates into the protein MFVYVISKLFTYLFLPPGSFVILLFIASVLVKRFKWIFLLGGFSLWALSTSVVKDALLFPLERINLTENVSPAAVVVLSGGSYKNDVIKTTPDAFKRLVYGYILSCKYNLPLVLSGGGIKTNDADNMLEDLKMIEKVSKCRPVVLKENGSLNTYQNGKFTYKLFERMRMPKRIYLITDAYHMKRAEMVFEHFGFKIVPKPVGFEIEDRYTLFDFLPQMKNLYYSYKAIHEYVGILSLKLAWIL
- a CDS encoding tetratricopeptide repeat protein; its protein translation is MSKFSKLILILIAAIILSSCASTPKRELTKDKAVQIALIKYEMARNIILHKDYKNLAEAFGYLEDAKKILKNDPKVYYMLAIAYQMRKNMRKYEEYLKKTIKIDPNFFDAYNALGIYYYQVKKYNKAIEMFTKLIENPLYSGADVAFYNRALVYLSLGKIKQAEEDLQDAVIFSGYSNPLYIKTLINVQIANKEYLKALKTISDMENNMGRSCFTQIKRAFCLFKLNEKQQALSVLNDIKGSSDKCIEQKNALLKEIENDINANN